One stretch of Halobaculum marinum DNA includes these proteins:
- the gatD gene encoding Glu-tRNA(Gln) amidotransferase subunit GatD — protein MTPSPGDRVRVEHAAVTDEGVLMPSSDEDHLVLKLEGGYNVGVDRADASVEVLERGAREVGDDDADGDASAVSFDDDLPTVALISTGGTIASTVDYRTGAVTARFDAEDVLRAVPDLAGRANYRGRVVANILSENMNPEIWTDLAEAVREEVEAGADGVVVMHGTDTMQYSASALSFMLDTPVPIVFTGSQRSADRPSSDNVMNAVCAVEAAKSDCAEVMVCMHGTPSDDYCALHRGTRVRKNHTSRRDAFQTVGAEPLGRVDYGTDEDDIAVSFREGKTYARRGDADLDIAPDLVEDVELVKFTPGMDPAALDYLDGKSGVVIEGTGLGHVHTDLIPRFEELVDDGTTVVMTSQCLEGRVCDRVYDTGRDLLDAGVVEAGDTLPGTAKVKLMWALANVADADDAMGRDLAGELTEESKPWT, from the coding sequence ATGACCCCGAGCCCCGGAGACCGCGTCCGCGTGGAGCACGCGGCCGTCACCGACGAGGGCGTGTTGATGCCGTCGAGCGACGAGGACCACCTCGTGCTTAAGCTCGAGGGCGGCTACAACGTCGGCGTCGACCGCGCCGACGCGAGCGTCGAAGTGCTCGAACGCGGCGCCCGCGAGGTCGGCGACGACGACGCCGACGGCGACGCCTCCGCGGTGTCGTTCGACGACGACCTCCCGACGGTCGCGCTCATCTCGACCGGCGGCACCATCGCCTCCACCGTCGACTACCGCACCGGCGCCGTCACCGCCCGCTTCGACGCCGAGGACGTGCTGCGCGCCGTCCCCGACCTGGCGGGCCGCGCGAACTACCGCGGGCGTGTCGTCGCCAACATCCTCTCGGAGAACATGAACCCCGAGATCTGGACGGACCTCGCGGAGGCCGTCCGCGAAGAGGTCGAAGCCGGCGCCGACGGCGTCGTCGTCATGCACGGCACCGACACGATGCAGTACTCGGCGTCGGCGCTGTCGTTCATGCTCGACACGCCCGTCCCCATCGTGTTCACCGGGAGCCAGCGCTCTGCGGACCGCCCCTCCTCGGACAACGTGATGAACGCCGTCTGTGCCGTCGAGGCGGCCAAGTCCGACTGCGCGGAGGTGATGGTGTGCATGCACGGCACCCCCTCAGACGACTACTGTGCGCTCCACCGCGGCACCCGCGTCCGCAAGAACCACACCTCCCGTCGCGACGCCTTCCAGACGGTCGGCGCCGAACCGCTGGGTCGCGTCGACTACGGCACCGACGAGGACGACATCGCCGTCTCCTTCCGCGAGGGGAAGACGTACGCCCGTCGTGGCGACGCCGACCTCGACATCGCGCCAGACCTCGTCGAGGACGTGGAGTTGGTGAAGTTCACGCCCGGGATGGACCCCGCAGCGCTCGACTACCTCGACGGGAAGTCCGGCGTCGTGATCGAAGGGACGGGCCTCGGGCACGTCCACACCGACCTGATCCCGCGGTTTGAGGAACTGGTCGACGACGGCACGACCGTCGTGATGACGAGCCAGTGTCTGGAGGGGCGCGTCTGCGACCGCGTGTACGACACCGGGCGCGACCTGCTCGACGCAGGCGTCGTCGAGGCGGGCGACACGCTCCCCGGCACGGCGAAGGTGAAGCTGATGTGGGCGCTCGCGAACGTCGCCGACGCCGACGACGCGATGGGTCGCGACCTCGCGGGCGAACTCACCGAGGAGTCCAAGCCCTGGACATGA
- a CDS encoding ArsR/SmtB family transcription factor — MDSAVLLDLLGNENRRRILRLLSHKPCYVTEISEYLGVSPKAVIDHLRKLEDAGLIESHTDDRRRKYFHIARDVRLEVNVSRHGFGTKSAYPANPNLDIQGRCPHMHIDLEFWTTEDGEDDDGEAAELAAEFDRLQDLENELSLAQRWVHGRITDVLDRLNDRLGADADSRFYAKLLAAVSSTDGSLRSVVEEVNVEPEAVEEGLHRLSEADLVVREGKRWRLSA, encoded by the coding sequence ATGGACTCCGCGGTACTGCTCGATCTCCTCGGGAACGAGAACCGCCGGCGCATTCTCCGGCTGCTCTCGCACAAACCCTGCTACGTGACCGAGATCAGCGAGTACCTCGGCGTGTCGCCGAAGGCCGTCATCGACCACCTCCGGAAACTGGAGGACGCGGGGCTCATCGAGAGCCACACCGACGACCGGCGGCGCAAGTACTTCCACATCGCCCGCGACGTGCGCCTCGAAGTGAACGTCTCTCGGCACGGCTTCGGCACGAAGTCGGCGTACCCCGCGAACCCGAACCTCGACATCCAGGGACGGTGCCCGCACATGCACATCGACCTGGAGTTCTGGACGACCGAAGACGGCGAGGACGACGACGGCGAGGCGGCGGAGTTGGCCGCCGAGTTCGACCGCCTTCAAGACTTGGAGAACGAGTTGTCCCTGGCGCAACGGTGGGTCCACGGTCGGATCACCGACGTGCTCGACCGCCTCAACGACCGGCTCGGCGCCGACGCAGACTCTCGGTTCTACGCCAAGTTACTGGCGGCAGTGTCGTCGACCGACGGCTCGCTGCGATCGGTCGTCGAGGAGGTGAACGTGGAGCCGGAGGCCGTGGAGGAGGGGCTCCATCGCCTGTCGGAGGCCGACCTCGTCGTCCGGGAGGGCAAGCGATGGCGGCTCTCGGCGTAG
- a CDS encoding GNAT family N-acetyltransferase: MSDGDSGTASDHEFTIRQARESDVEHVVRFTQDTWGERHGDYLPDVFADMVASDDERQHTMVVDVDDGDDVAGVLQCVMLSETEAWAQAMRVNPDYRGHGLSPGLSRAGFQWARDNGAVVCRNMVFSWNVAGLGQSRAVGFGPATEFRWLQPEPDADADPDLDVTADPDAAWAFWTASDARDHLGGLALDGDESWACSELTRADLRAAADRDGLFVVTDGGTRAMSALAYTYDREDEGGTETTWGVYQVAAWADTDALDALTDAIARDAADRGIDDTRILIPETVECVSDAAATRTPVSDQPDFVMAADLTDDSLF; the protein is encoded by the coding sequence ATGAGCGACGGCGACTCCGGCACCGCCTCCGACCACGAGTTCACGATCCGGCAGGCTCGGGAGTCGGACGTGGAGCACGTCGTCCGCTTCACACAGGACACGTGGGGCGAGCGCCACGGCGACTACCTCCCGGACGTGTTCGCCGACATGGTCGCCAGCGACGACGAACGACAGCACACGATGGTCGTCGACGTCGACGACGGCGACGACGTGGCGGGCGTCCTCCAGTGTGTCATGCTGTCGGAGACGGAGGCGTGGGCGCAGGCGATGCGAGTCAACCCCGACTACCGCGGGCACGGCCTCTCGCCCGGCCTCTCGCGCGCCGGCTTCCAGTGGGCCCGCGACAACGGCGCCGTCGTCTGCCGGAACATGGTGTTCTCGTGGAACGTCGCCGGCCTCGGCCAGTCGCGAGCGGTCGGCTTCGGTCCCGCGACGGAGTTCCGGTGGCTCCAGCCGGAACCGGACGCCGACGCCGACCCGGACCTCGACGTGACCGCAGACCCCGACGCCGCGTGGGCGTTCTGGACCGCGAGCGACGCCCGCGACCACCTCGGCGGCCTCGCGCTCGACGGCGACGAGTCGTGGGCCTGCTCGGAGTTGACGCGGGCAGACCTCCGCGCAGCGGCCGACCGCGACGGCCTGTTCGTCGTCACGGACGGCGGGACGCGCGCGATGTCGGCGTTGGCGTACACCTACGACCGCGAGGACGAGGGCGGTACCGAGACCACGTGGGGCGTCTACCAAGTCGCCGCGTGGGCGGACACCGACGCGCTGGACGCGCTGACGGACGCCATCGCCCGCGACGCCGCCGACCGCGGCATCGACGACACGCGAATCTTGATCCCAGAGACCGTCGAGTGCGTCTCCGACGCCGCCGCGACGCGGACGCCAGTCTCCGACCAACCCGACTTCGTGATGGCCGCAGATCTCACTGACGACTCGCTGTTCTGA